The following coding sequences are from one Rhipicephalus microplus isolate Deutch F79 chromosome 3, USDA_Rmic, whole genome shotgun sequence window:
- the LOC119159847 gene encoding uncharacterized protein LOC119159847, whose protein sequence is MVWIIVRRLPATGGLFFALLVASTLKPTTAEALYEMFAVTPYEPTGDVFCYSHTPFSYDYPTWAEYFGGGCEGRRCKYSSGGEVLVHHFRCRPNITFQTRRCRSEEEDSSFPHCCLPVCSDALY, encoded by the exons ATGGTTTGGATTATTGTGCGACGTTTGCCCGCTACTGGTGGGCTCTTTTTCGCTCTCTTGGTGGCGTCTACGCTGAAGCCGACGACAGCCGAAGCACTGTACGAGATGTTTGCCGTCACCCCTTACGAGCCTACTGGAG ATGTTTTTTGCTATTCCCATACGCCATTCAGCTATGACTACCCGACATGGGCTGAATACTTCGGCGGTGGCTGCGAGGGACGCCGGTGCAAGTACTCAAGTGGCGGCGAAGTGCTAGTACATCACTTCAG GTGTCGGCCTAATATCACCTTCCAGACTCGCCGGTGCCGAAGTGAAGAAGAGGATAGCTCCTTTCCACACTGCTGCCTGCCCGTCTGCAGTGATGCACTTTACTGA